From a region of the Oryza sativa Japonica Group chromosome 6, ASM3414082v1 genome:
- the LOC4341585 gene encoding uncharacterized protein: MGKGEIVAVLQVGGEFSTDADGLMSYSGGEAHAMLVKSDWTFSAFKHEISSTLNNIRVDQFVFKYFLPKNKKTLISISNDKDLHRMVEFHAESETTYIYVMKKKVDNRASIVVADSGTPVDTTAVVPTTQDGSKRQKICATWKNVITGVGQVFDGPKDFRDALHKYAIAHKFHYRFIKNDSSRVTAECTGEDCPWRIHASKSPAKKQFMIKKISESHTCESETVKSHRLASQRWVASVIKEKLRDSPNYRPRDIASDLQREYGLCLNYSQAWRGRSIAQKELHSTHDEVTSQLPWFCGRIMQTNPQSVATVVPMEDSKFRLFVAFHASLHGFEHGCRPLLFLDVISAKPNKQWKLLTATSVDSEGDVFPVAFAVVDDESSEHWHWFLEQLKSSVSASRAITFISNGENGLWDEVPLVFPDSHHGYCVDYLIEEFKTQLDDAWTEEARDVMVEHLKKAIYACTVDEFNQYIELIKGESDKLAEWLLEIKPERWSDAFFKGSRHGQYSCNFPSTIVEWIPTRYELSIVQLVDMIRCKLMEMMYTRRESSNAWAELLTPAANQKLQEEVSKAHTLNVIPSESNENGNVFKVCDDSVNVVNIDAWECTCRKWHISGLPCMHAIAVIERIGHCPYDYCVKYFRTECYRLTYSMSINPIPDVMLPPAILSDQSQSPVTHATPIRTRRRVGRPKEKPADPRIAIKRAVRCSRCQGYGHNKATCKVPLST; the protein is encoded by the exons ATGGGGAAGGGAGAAATTGTGGCTGTTCTTCAAGTAGGTGGAGAATTCAGCACAGATGCTGATGGACTAATGTCTTACTCTGGTGGAGAAGCACACGCAATGCTTGTCAAAAGTGACTGGACGTTCAGTGCATTCAAGCATGAAATATCTTCAACGCTGAATAATATCAGAGTCGATCAGTTTGTGTTCAAGTATTTCCTTCCAAAAAATAAGAAAACCTTGATTTCTATTTCCAATGACAAGGATCTACACCGCATGGTTGAGTTCCATGCAGAATCTGAGACTACATACATCTATGTCATGAAAAAGAAGGTTGACAACAG GGCATCGATTGTTGTTGCTGACTCTGGTACTCCTGTAGATACCACTGCAGTTGTGCCAACGACTCAGGATGGGTCTAAGAGGCAGAAGATCTGTGCAACATGGAAGAATGTGATTACTGGAGTTGGTCAAGTGTTTGATGGTCCTAAAGATTTCCGTGATGCCTTACATAAGTATGCCATTGCCCATAAATTCCATTACAGATTTATCAAGAATGATTCATCTCGTGTGACTGCGGAATGTACTGGTGAAGATTGCCCTTGGCGAATACATGCTTCCAAATCCCCTGCCAAGAAGCAATTCATGATCAAGAAAATATCTGAAAGCCACACCTGTGAATCAGAGACAGTCAAAAGTCATCGTCTGGCTTCTCAGCGATGGGTTGCTAGTGTTATAAAAGAAAAGTTACGCGATAGTCCAAACTACAGGCCAAGAGATATTGCAAGTGATCTTCAGCGTGAGTATGGACTATGCCTAAATTACTCTCAGGCTTGGCGTGGAAGATCAATTGCTCAAAAGGAACTTCATAGCACACACGATGAGGTAACCAGTCAGCTACCTTGGTTTTGTGGACGGATCATGCAGACAAACCCTCAAAGTGTGGCCACTGTAGTACCTATGGAAGATTCAAAATTTCGTTTGTTTGTTGCATTCCATGCATCGCTTCATGGTTTTGAGCATGGGTGCAGACCATTACTTTTTCTTGATGTAATATCTGCAAAACCAAATAAGCAGTGGAAGCTACTTACTGCCACTTCTGTTGATAGTGAAGGTGATGTGTTCCCAGTTGCATTTGCTGTAGTGGATGATGAGAGCAGTGAACACTGGCATTGGTTTCTTGAGCAACTTAAATCTTCTGTGTCAGCTTCCCGTGCCATAACATTCATATCGAATGGAGAAAATGGACTATGGGATGAAGTGCCTTTGGTTTTCCCTGACAGTCACCACGGATACTGTGTGGACTATCTTATTGAAGAATTTAAGACACAATTGGATGATGCATGGACCGAAGAAGCAAGAGATGTCATGGTTGAGCATCTTAAGAAGGCCATATATGCATGCACAGTTGACGAGTTCAATCAGTATATTGAACTAATCAAAGGTGAATCTGACAAGCTTGCTGAATGGCTTCTGGAGATTAAACCCGAGCGATGGTCAGATGCCTTTTTCAAAGGGTCAAGGCATGGGCAGTATTCATGCAATTTTCCTAGCACTATTGTTGAGTGGATCCCCACCAGATACGAGCTTTCAATTGTCCAGTTAGTTGACATGATAAGATGCAAGCTCATGGAGATGATGTACACACGCAGGGAGTCTTCTAATGCGTGGGCTGAGTTATTAACACCTGCAGCTAATCAGAAATTGCAGGAAGAAGTGAGCAAAGCCCACACCCTGAACGTCATCCCTTCTGAAAGTAATGAAAATGGCAATGTGTTCAAGGTGTGTGATGATTCTGTTAATGTTGTCAATATTGATGCATGGGAGTGTACCTGCCGAAAGTGGCATATTTCTGGgttgccatgcatgcatgcaattgcAGTAATAGAGCGGATTGGACACTGCCCTTACGATTACTGTGTGAAGTATTTCAGAACAGAATGCTACCGCTTGACCTACTCCATGTCGATAAATCCAATACCCGATGTTATGCTGCCTCCTGCTATATTAAGTGATCAATCTCAAAGTCCAGTAACACATGCAACCCCAATAAGAACCCGACGACGGGTTGGCAGGCCAAAGGAGAAGCCGGCAGACCCACGCATCGCAATTAAAAGGGCAGTGCGGTGCAGCAGGTGCCAGGGTTATGGCCACAATAAAGCAACCTGCAAAGTTCCTCTGAGCACATAG
- the LOC4341587 gene encoding protein GLUTAMINE DUMPER 6, with protein MRGGVKLVGGGGGGVAATSSSAAAGGGGGHPGMWRTPTPYLFLGFAVMMGLIAVALLVLVCTRRKNHGDAGSSASAAASVKVLVPLDREPKVVVIMAGDTAPSFLASAKPLSSFVLPPPPPPAAAGEP; from the coding sequence ATGAGGGGAGGAGTGAAGCTggtgggcggaggcggaggcggggtggcggcgacgtcgtcgtcggcggcggcgggtggtggtggtgggcaccCGGGGATGTggaggacgccgacgccgtACCTTTTCCTGGGGTTCGCGGTGATGATGGGCCTCATCGCGGTGGCGCTGCTCGTGCTGGTCTGCACGCGCCGCAAGAACCACGGCGACGCggggtcgtcggcgtcggcggcggcgtcggtcaAGGTGCTGGTGCCGCTCGACCGGGAGCCCAAGGTGGTCGTCATCATGGCCGGCGACACCGCGCCGTCCTTCCTCGCCAGCGCCAAGCCGCTCTCCTCCTTCgtcctccccccgccgccgccaccggccgccgccggcgagccgtaG